Proteins found in one Lysinibacillus fusiformis genomic segment:
- a CDS encoding BMC domain-containing protein codes for MSTALGMVETKGLVGAIEAADAMVKAASVNLVGKVHVGGGIVTVLVRGDVGAVKAATDAGAAAAQRVGELLSVHVIPRPHHELEMILPKAEA; via the coding sequence ATGAGTACAGCATTAGGAATGGTAGAAACAAAAGGTTTAGTAGGAGCAATTGAAGCAGCAGACGCAATGGTAAAGGCAGCAAGCGTTAATTTAGTAGGAAAAGTACATGTTGGTGGCGGTATCGTGACAGTTCTTGTACGCGGTGATGTAGGCGCAGTAAAAGCAGCAACAGATGCAGGGGCAGCAGCAGCACAACGTGTAGGAGAGCTATTATCAGTTCATGTAATTCCACGTCCACACCACGAATTAGAAATGATTTTACCAAAAGCAGAAGCATAA